The Eubacterium sp. MSJ-33 genomic sequence GTGATGACCCGTATCGATGCGGAATTAATGGTGCTAACGGTGTCCGCTTTACCCCTTTTGCGCGTCCAACTAAAAACTGTCCTCCTGCAAGCAATGCTCCGGAATTACCACCGGAAATACACGCTGCCGCCCTTCCTTCTTTTACCGCATTTAATGCCAGTACCATAGAAGAATTTTTCTTTTTTCGAATTGCATCCACAGGAGCATCATGACAAGTAATCTCCTCCGTTGCATTTAAAATCTCAATTCGTGTTTTATCGCATCCATATTCCTCTATATGTTGTTTTAATTCCTGTTCATTACCAGTCACAATAAATGAAATATCATCATACTGATCCATTGCCTCTGCAATTCCTTGAATAAAATATGCGCTTCCATTATCTGTTCCCATTGTATCTATTGCTATAACAATTTTTTCCATTCTTATCCGAACCTTTCCTTACTGCAAAACATCATAGACCACATAATCTTTTATATTATAGTTGTATCGCTTTCTTTCGTCAAGAAACCCAGTATAAAAAAAAGACTTTTCAACGAGAAGCTCTCGATGAAAAGTCTTTTTTCATTTCAGTGAATTACTCAGCAGAGATGATTTCTTTCTTATTATAGGAACCGCAAGCCTTGCATACTCTGTGTGGCATCATAAGCGCTCCACACTTGCTGCACTTTACCAAGCCAGGAACTGTCATCTTCCAGTTTGCTCTACGCTTGTCACGTCTTGCTTTTGAACTTTTATTCTTAGGACAAATGGACATCCTTACACCTCCTTCAAGAATACACTTAAAATCACACTTTGCTTATTATACAAACAATTCTATATGATGTCAACGGTATTTTTCATTTTTTGATAAAATATTTATTTTGCAAGAGCAACAGTTTCTCTTGCGATTGCAAGTTCTTCATTTGTCGGTACAACATATACCGGAACCTTGGAACCTTCCGTTGATATCTTTACTTCTTCTCCACGAAGCTTATTTGTCTCATCATTAATCTCAACACCCAGATATCCAAGATGGCTGCATGTATCTTTTCTTACCTTTGGATCGTTCTCACCAACACCGGCTGTAAATACGATTGCATCCACTCCGTTCATCGCTGCCACATAACCACCGATAAACTTCGCTGCCTGATAAGTAAATACATTCATGGCAATCTCGCAACGCTTGTCACCTTCCGCAATTCCCTTATTCAAATCACGGAAATCGCTGGACTTTCCCGAGATACCATAGACACCGGACTCCTTATTCAGCATGTTAATGATCTCTGTGAGTGTCTTACCTTCTTTATTCGCGATATATTCAATGATTGCAGGATCAATATTACCACTTCTTGTTCCCATCGTGATACCTTCCAGAGGTGTAAGTCCCATGGTTGTATCAATTGACTTTCCGCCTTCTACCGCACAGATGCTGGCACCACCACCCAAATGGCATACAATAATCTTTGTGTCCTTAATATCCTTGCCGAGCAGTTCTGCTGTTCGCTTGGATACAAAGCTGTGGCTCGTTCCGTGGAAACCATAACGGCGAACCTTATATTTTTCATAATATTCATATGGAATACCATATGTATATGCATAATCAGGCATAGTCTGATGGAATGCCGTATCAAAAACCGCAACCTGTGGAACACCCGGCATCAGTTCCTGACATGCACGAATACCAATCAGATTAGCTGGGTTGTGAAGTGGAGCCAGATCACAACACTCCTCTATCGCTGCAAGCACTTCTTCATCAATCAAAACTGCAGAAGAAAACTTTTCTCCACCATGTACAACACGATGTCCAACAGCCGCAATCTCATCCAAACTTGCAATCGCACCAAGCTTCTCATCCAGAAGATACTGCAACACAAGTTTTACCGCTGCGCTATGATCCGGCATTGGTGCCACAATCTGTATCTTTTCCTTTCCGGTTGCCTGATGAGTCAGAGATCCATCCAGCTTAATTCTCTCACAAATACCTTTTGCCAATACCTGCTCAGACTCAGAATCAATCAACTGATACTTGAGTGATGAGCTTCCACAATTAATGACTAATACCTTCATATTCTTCACCCTTTTACCTTTTACTGATTATCAAGTGCCTGCGCCTGAACTGCCGTAATCGCTACAACACCGACGATATCATCTGCCGAACATCCTCGTGACAAATCATTAACCGGCTTTGCAATACCTTGTGTGATCGGACCATACGCATCCGCTTTTGCAAGACGCTGTACAAGCTTGTATCCGATATTTCCGGCATCAAGATCCGGGAAGATTAATACATTCGCTTTTCCGGCCACATCGCTGCCCGGTGCTTTTGAAGCAGCTACTTCCGGCACGATAGCGGCATCACTCTGCAGTTCACCGTCACACTTCAAATTCGGACATTCTTCATTAACGATTCTGCATGCCTCAATCACCTTATCAATCTCCGGATGATGTGCACTGCCCTTTGTGGAATGTGATAACATAGCTACTACCGGTTCTGCCTCTACCAAAAGTTCAAACGACTTTGCAGAACTCTCTGCAATTGCTGCAAGTTCTCTTGCATCCGGGAACTGATTCAATCCTGCATCCGAGAAAATAAATGTTCCATGCTCACCCATCTCACAATTCGGTACTACTACTAAGAAAAATGCAGATACGAGTTTTGTATCCGGTGCAGTCTTTAAGATCTGCAATGCTGCACGCAACACATTTGCAGACGAATTTACAGCTCCTGCAACCATGCCGTCTGCATCCCCAGCCTTAACCATGATGCAGCCAAAGTACAACACGTTTGTCAAAAGCAGTTCTTTTGCCTCTTCCGGTGTCATGCCCTTCTTCTTACGAAGCTCCACCAGAATTGATACATAGTCATTTAACTTATCACAGTCATATGGATCTACAAATTTGGCTCCTGTCAAATCCAAACCAGCCGCCTTCTTTATAATCGTCTGTTTATCACCAACTAAGATAATATCGGCAATCCCTTCATGCAAAATCTTATGTGCTGCCTCTAATGTACGCATATCCGCAGTTTCCGGTAATACAATTGTTTTTTTGTTCTGTTTTGCTCTTTTTTTAATTGAATCAATAAATGCCACTGTTCTTCTCCTCTGCTTTTATAGTTTCAACTCACATCTTTTTACATTATAAACAAATCAGGTTTTGTATACAACCAAAATTCTGTAAATAAATGTCTTTTTTCACGTACAATCTATGTTCTTTCCCACCATCAAAAACTTACATCTCATCCACATCCGGATTATCTACAACCAGTCTGCCCCGGCCATGTTTTTTCCCGTAATACATCGACTTATCTGCACGGTTGACAAGGATGTTTGTATCCTTACAAATAGATGGATAAGACGATAAACCAATACATACATTTACCGGAATCTCCTTGTCATTATAATGCACAATCGTAGACTGAATTTCTTTATGCATTTGCTCCAGAACCGGTAACGCCTGTTTTTCATCATATCCCGGAAGGACAAGCAAAAACTCTTCTCCGCCATACCTGCAGGCAATTCCCCCGTTTTCTTTTGCATATTTATCGTCCAAAGATGCAACCATCTTGATTACTTTATCACCTGCTAAATGTCCATATGTATCATTGATATTTTTAAACTTATCTATATCAAACAATGCCACAGAAAGTGGCTGCTGTTTCTTCGTCGCTTTCTCTGCCGCCTTTGTAAATAATTCCCCAAAATAGACGCGATTGTAAATCTGTGTTAAACCATCCTTGCGTGCCATATCCTGTGTCTGCAGATAAAGCTTCGTTGTTTTTAAAGAAACATTGTATTCCACCAGACAAGTCTCGTAGTAGGAAATACCCTTCTCAAAGAAATTCTCCACATCCGATGCGACAATCATCATGCCATACTGCTTATTATCATCGATGAGCGCAAGCTTCACCAGACTTTTAATATTCGTTTCACCTATAAACCGAAGTTCCTTTAATTCTTCGCCTGTGAGCAGTTCCGTTGTCTTTCTGCTGTTTTCAAAATCAATATATATCTTTTGAATATCCTTCCGAAGACGACGTTCCATAGATGAATAATCTGTCTTAACAATAGAAAGTCCATGTTTCTCGTTGCAAACAGACTCATCCAGATACACTGCACAAAGCTTTGGATTTTTCACATCCATGATTGCATCCACAATCACATTGATATTTTTATTGATATCGAACGACGATGCCATATATCGCATAATTTCTGTCTGTGACTCAATCTCACGATTTGCCTGTTCCAGATCGCTGACAACCCGTGCAAGCTCAATTTTCTGATAATTCACACGTTCATTGACTGTCTTCACTTTCTCTTGATATTCTTTCAGTTTTTCATTTTTATCCTGCACATCATTTCGTTCCAACATAAGTTTTGTACAGTATGACTCGTACGCATCGTAGGAATACTCCAGAAGCTCTGTCACGAAAAACACTGTAATCGCAATAACCGCCAGCACCAGTACATAACAAAACCAGAACTTCTCGGTCCGGAACCGTAATGACAGGCACAGATTCACAAATATCGGAAGAACTAAAAACATTTTTCTTAAAACGATTGTGGATTTATCATAATCAGATCCAAAAATAATAAACTCAATCATCAACATAAACAGGAATATAAACATTCCAACAAGTAAAACTCCCTGATATGGAATAAATGCCATAAAAACACTGTATGTAACAATTTCTATCATACGGAACACAGTATTTACATGAATATTCTTGAATACTCCCGTATGATAAAATACACTGTCAAGCACGCCAAACAAAAAAATCACAGATGCGAAGGTTACACATACCGGTGTATCATCCGAGAAATTCATCACGCGCGTCAATACTGTAAGCAATACCATAAAAATATAGATTAATTTATGATAGATTGTATAATTTTTTATCAGCTTTTCAGTAATATCCTGCATGTCTAATTCTCCCAATAAATATCAATTACAGCCCCTTCATCTATCGGCTGTATAAATTCTGCATGTGTTCCGTTAACATTTGTAACTAATCGTTTTCCGCGCATAGTTGTAAGATCAAACGGATAAAAATCGAGAATATCCACAAATGTATAACTTTCTTTTCCTCGAAGCGTCACAGGCGTTTTATTGACAATAACTGTAATTTCCCGTTTTGTACCTGGCATCATATGTGGTTGTGATATCATTTTCTGCTCCGGCACTGTCTTTTCGGCTTTATCCGCGGCTTTCTCCATGGCAGCCGCTTCTTCCCCTACTGTTTCCACAATCTCATCGTCCGGTATAATCGGAGTCTCTTCTTTCCGAGTTACAAACTCGACTTCAAAATTCTCATAGATTTTCTCATCTTCCTCTGCAATCTGATGATTGACATATGCATAAAAATCCGTTGTCAGATCCATAAATGTCCGAAGCTGTCCCACTGTATAATAATTGCGCATACATACTTCATCCCCATCCTGAATCTGGTACATGGATGACGCAAATTTTCCATTTACAGTTGCAAATTTCGGACAGGATA encodes the following:
- the rpmF gene encoding 50S ribosomal protein L32; protein product: MSICPKNKSSKARRDKRRANWKMTVPGLVKCSKCGALMMPHRVCKACGSYNKKEIISAE
- a CDS encoding acetate/propionate family kinase, whose translation is MKVLVINCGSSSLKYQLIDSESEQVLAKGICERIKLDGSLTHQATGKEKIQIVAPMPDHSAAVKLVLQYLLDEKLGAIASLDEIAAVGHRVVHGGEKFSSAVLIDEEVLAAIEECCDLAPLHNPANLIGIRACQELMPGVPQVAVFDTAFHQTMPDYAYTYGIPYEYYEKYKVRRYGFHGTSHSFVSKRTAELLGKDIKDTKIIVCHLGGGASICAVEGGKSIDTTMGLTPLEGITMGTRSGNIDPAIIEYIANKEGKTLTEIINMLNKESGVYGISGKSSDFRDLNKGIAEGDKRCEIAMNVFTYQAAKFIGGYVAAMNGVDAIVFTAGVGENDPKVRKDTCSHLGYLGVEINDETNKLRGEEVKISTEGSKVPVYVVPTNEELAIARETVALAK
- the pta gene encoding phosphate acetyltransferase, whose product is MAFIDSIKKRAKQNKKTIVLPETADMRTLEAAHKILHEGIADIILVGDKQTIIKKAAGLDLTGAKFVDPYDCDKLNDYVSILVELRKKKGMTPEEAKELLLTNVLYFGCIMVKAGDADGMVAGAVNSSANVLRAALQILKTAPDTKLVSAFFLVVVPNCEMGEHGTFIFSDAGLNQFPDARELAAIAESSAKSFELLVEAEPVVAMLSHSTKGSAHHPEIDKVIEACRIVNEECPNLKCDGELQSDAAIVPEVAASKAPGSDVAGKANVLIFPDLDAGNIGYKLVQRLAKADAYGPITQGIAKPVNDLSRGCSADDIVGVVAITAVQAQALDNQ
- a CDS encoding diguanylate cyclase — protein: MQDITEKLIKNYTIYHKLIYIFMVLLTVLTRVMNFSDDTPVCVTFASVIFLFGVLDSVFYHTGVFKNIHVNTVFRMIEIVTYSVFMAFIPYQGVLLVGMFIFLFMLMIEFIIFGSDYDKSTIVLRKMFLVLPIFVNLCLSLRFRTEKFWFCYVLVLAVIAITVFFVTELLEYSYDAYESYCTKLMLERNDVQDKNEKLKEYQEKVKTVNERVNYQKIELARVVSDLEQANREIESQTEIMRYMASSFDINKNINVIVDAIMDVKNPKLCAVYLDESVCNEKHGLSIVKTDYSSMERRLRKDIQKIYIDFENSRKTTELLTGEELKELRFIGETNIKSLVKLALIDDNKQYGMMIVASDVENFFEKGISYYETCLVEYNVSLKTTKLYLQTQDMARKDGLTQIYNRVYFGELFTKAAEKATKKQQPLSVALFDIDKFKNINDTYGHLAGDKVIKMVASLDDKYAKENGGIACRYGGEEFLLVLPGYDEKQALPVLEQMHKEIQSTIVHYNDKEIPVNVCIGLSSYPSICKDTNILVNRADKSMYYGKKHGRGRLVVDNPDVDEM